One genomic segment of Naumovozyma castellii chromosome 9, complete genome includes these proteins:
- the NCAS0I03210 gene encoding sugar porter family MFS transporter — translation MSEVAENTATPEVPQTSGTQSILSENSIKAENESFKENSDEGNEVVVEIPKKPASAYVTISIFCCMIGFGGFISGWDTGTIGGFLAHPDYLRRFGQHHKNGTHYFSNVRTGLVVSIFNIGGLFGCLILGDLANRIGRKMALVAVVVIFMVGIIIQIASIDKWYQYFIGRIISGLGVGAISIFSPMLLSEVAPKHLRGTLGSMYQLMVTAGIFLGDCTNYGTKNYDNSVQWRVPLGLSFAWCLFMIAAMFFVPESPRYLVEVGKIEEAKRSIATSNKVSMDDPAVQAEVDLISSGVEAERLAGNASWAELFSTKGKNIQRLFMCCMLQCLQQLTGCNYFFYYGTVIFQAVGMKDSYQTAIVFGIVNFASTFVALYVVDRFGRRKCLMWGAAAMVCCYVVYASVGVTRLYPDGIKHKDTNSSKGAGNCMICFSCFFIFSFACTWAPICWVVVSESFPLRIKPKGMALANGCNWFWNFLISFFTPFITGAINFYYGYVFMGCMVFAYFYVFFFVPEMKGLTLEEVNELWEDGVLPWKSPDWVPSSRRGADVDMDAFQKDDKPLFKKMFGRK, via the coding sequence ATGTCTGAAGTTGCTGAAAATACTGCTACACCAGAGGTTCCTCAAACCTCAGGTACACAATCTATCTTATCAGAGAACTCAATTAAAGCTGAAAACGAAAGTTTTAAAGAAAACAGTGATGAGGGCAACGAAGTTGTCGTTgaaattccaaagaagCCAGCTTCTGCCTACGTTACCATTTctatattttgttgtatGATTGGTTTTGGTGGTTTCATTTCCGGTTGGGATACTGGTACCATTGGTGGTTTCTTGGCCCATCCAGATTATTTAAGAAGATTTGGTCAACATCACAAAAATGGTACTCATTATTTCTCTAACGTTAGAACCGGTTTAGTCGTTTCTATCTTTAACATTGGTGGTTTATTCGGTTGTTTGATTCTTGGTGACTTGGCTAACAGAATTGGTCGTAAGATGGCCTTGGTTGCTGTCGTTGTCATTTTCATGgttggtattattatccaaatcGCTTCCATTGACAAATGGTACCAATATTTCATCGGTAGAATTATCTCCGGTTTAGGTGTTGGTGCTATCTCCATTTTCTCCCCAATGTTGCTATCTGAAGTTGCTCCAAAACATTTAAGAGGTACTTTAGGTTCCATGTATCAATTAATGGTTACTGCCGGTATTTTCTTAGGTGATTGTACTAACTACGGTACCAAGAACTACGATAACTCTGTCCAATGGAGAGTCCCATTAGGTCTATCCTTTGCCTGGTGTTTGTTTATGATCGCTGCCATGTTCTTCGTCCCAGAATCTCCACGTTACTTGGTTGAAGTTGGtaagattgaagaagctAAGAGATCTATTGCTACTTCTAACAAGGTTTCCATGGATGATCCAGCTGTTCAAGCCGAAGTTGATTTGATTAGCTCCGGTGTTGAAGCTGAAAGATTAGCTGGTAATGCCTCATGGGCTGAATTATTCTCCACCAAGGGTAAGAACATTCAAAGATTATTCATGTGTTGTATGCTACAATGTCTACAACAATTGACTGGTTGTAACTATTTCTTCTACTATGGTACTGTTATTTTCCAAGCTGTCGGTATGAAGGATTCTTACCAAACTGCAATTGTCTTCGGTATTGTTAATTTTGCCTCCACTTTTGTCGCTTTATATGTCGTTGATCGTTTCGGTCGTCGTAAGTGTTTAATGTGGGGTGCCGCTGCAATGGTCTGTTGTTATGTTGTCTACGCCTCTGTTGGTGTTACTCGTCTATATCCAGATGGTATTAAGCATAAGGATACTAACTCCTCCAAGGGTGCTGGTAACTGTATGATTTGTTTCTCatgtttctttattttctccTTTGCTTGTACCTGGGCTCCAATTTGTTGGGTTGTCGTTTCTGAATCCTTCCCATTGAGAATTAAGCCAAAGGGTATGGCTTTAGCTAATGGTTGTAACTGGTTCtggaatttcttaatttctttcttcactCCATTTATCACTGGTGCTATTAACTTCTACTACGGTTACGTCTTCATGGGCTGTATGGTCTTTGCTTACTTCTacgtcttcttcttcgttcCAGAAATGAAGGGTTTGACATTAGAAGAAGTTAACGAATTATGGGAAGATGGTGTCTTGCCATGGAAATCACCAGACTGGGttccttcttcaagaaGAGGTGCTGATGTGGATATGGATGCTTTCCAAAAGGATGATAAGccattat
- the NCAS0I03200 gene encoding uncharacterized protein, with translation MFIGKRKKKVFLEHCGVSFCLVCGRDICRGISPDYLELSSPFFPYHAYWKNPLCANSSWSLNGLPLFFRGQKEILVEKGCEIYRARGLPQKMPCRRKIWGKSNSPHKRTTPQLPIIALRIQTFHSGSAAASLCPNICRRALLLLRRGFVPSRNFLFLLFFFGSYFKQFQIFDIKRILYSIQEIQLLFVLSLLFLMSFL, from the coding sequence ATGTTTATCgggaaaaggaagaaaaaagtCTTTCTCGAGCACTGCGGTGTTTCTTTTTGTCTCGTTTGCGGGCGGGACATTTGTCGAGGAATTTCCCCAgattatttggaattgtCGTCTCCCTTTTTCCCTTACCATGCATATTGGAAAAACCCTTTGTGCGCAAATTCCTCTTGGTCCCTTAATGGGCTTCCTCTATTCTTCCGCGGccaaaaagaaattttggtGGAGAAGGGGTGCGAAATTTACCGAGCCCGCGGATTGCCACAGAAAATGCCGTGCAGACGGAAAATCTGGGGAAAAAGCAATTCCCCACACAAAAGGACCACCCCGCAACTCCCCATTATCGCATTAAGAATCCAGACATTTCACAGCGGCTCTGCGGCTGCTTCTTTGTGTCCCAACATCTGTCGTCGAGCTTTATTGCTTTTACGCCGAGGATTTGTTCCCTCGAGAAACTTTttgttccttcttttcttttttggaAGCtatttcaaacaattccaaatatttgatataaAAAGGATACTATATTCCATCCAGGagattcaattgttgtttgtGCTTTCACTTCTATTCTTAATGTCTTtcctttaa
- the NCAS0I03190 gene encoding uncharacterized protein, translated as MRRWITKTRCIALLLFSLTNLPPEHCRRRRSRSRNVIVLLLLERRSSFSYRSGMNAQEKSSTEKTTYKVFSVHHHIPLLFASQRKCSSLHLPPFLCIVDCYRSTFCFFVYFFCDYADSLMRVEKVYCISHQICRMLLKGLLSMTNLCLHSGCSIHLDQSLIV; from the coding sequence ATGAGGAGATGGATCACCAAAACGCGCTGCATTGCACTTCTCCTCTTTTCTCTTACCAATCTACCACCAGAACACTGCcgcagaagaagaagtcGGTCACGGAACGTAATCGTGCTTCTTCTCCTAGAGAGGAGATCTTCCTTTTCCTACAGAAGTGGTATGAACGCACAAGAAAAATCTTCTACAGAGAAAACAACGTACAAAGTTTTCTCCGTCCATCATCACATTCCTCTCCTCTTTGCATCTCAAAGAAAGTGTTCCTCTTTGCATTTGCCACCTTTCCTTTGCATTGTTGATTGTTATCGGTCGaccttttgtttttttgtctattttttttgtgATTATGCAGATTCATTGATGAGGGTAGAGAAAGTTTACTGCATATCACACCAAATTTGCAGAATGTTGCTCAAAGGTTTACTTAGCATGACAAATCTTTGCCTTCATTCCGGTTGTTCTATCCACCTAGATCAAAGCCTCATTGTATAA